The following are from one region of the Euleptes europaea isolate rEulEur1 chromosome 11, rEulEur1.hap1, whole genome shotgun sequence genome:
- the LOC130484216 gene encoding patched domain-containing protein 3-like, protein MEGDPEGAGGGRGRCRTDCVERPLSRALGRLGGLVGAHPWPFLLLPVALSAALGTGFAQLPSRESNDIEGQFTPRGGPAKAERRLAQERFPTDDAQRFSAQRLATEGAFVAFVAVAREPDLTLLTRAAFGELLALDAAVRGFRADGLTYEQVCARSGGTCSSPNPLLSTIGNDPGLIGGLLDYLTFPVWQVRRMFLGAFLGGVTVDAGPAEDQSRPLRAAKALRLLYYLQEDDPARREASLRWLRAFLQRIPDVLASLKLTSVRVAYFTSISRQEEFEKNGKEVVPLFSIAYFLTILFSINSCSRLDCVRTKVWAAAFGVLSSGLAVLSSFGLLLYCGVPFVITVANAPFLILGVGVDDMFIMVSCWQKTKVKDTVQDRMADTYAKAAVCVTITTLTDVLAIYIGIATAFPSIQSFCIYTGTAFIFCYIYNLTFFGAILALNGRREESNRHWLTFMKVPNETDESRGSAYNMCCVGGSYDESTGAEFEHPMNEFFRKYFGPFLMHPLIKVSVVVLYLGYIGSSIYGCTQVEEGIDLRNLANDNSYIVQYYNWYEGYFKAYGQRVMVVVTESIPYWNPRVRADLENCMKSIENSTYVNKYLSESWLRMYVSIANQMSLNIGDRSSFIGNLPTLFQMNPEARWDVNFTDLEISASRFFIQTVNVITAIDEQTLLGQLRGLAAECHLPLIVYHPAFIYFDQYLVIAQNTIQNVLIASGAMLIISLLLIPNPLCSLWVTFAVASIIVGVTGFMAFWNVQLDSISMINLIICRGFSVDFSAHISYAFVSSKKPSMNEKAVDALHHRGYPIVQGAVSTIVGVLVLSIAPTYIFRTFFKIMFLVIFFGALHGLIFIPVFLTFFGFYERL, encoded by the exons ATGGAGGGGGACCCCGAAGGCGCCGGGGGCGGCCGCGGCCGATGCCGGACGGACTGCGTGGAGCGGCCCCTCTCCCGCGCCCTCGGCCGCCTGGGGGGCTTGGTGGGCGCCCACCCCTGGCCCTTCCTCCTGCTGCCCGTGGCCCTCTCGGCCGCGCTGGGCACCGGCTTCGCCCAACTGCCCAGCCGGGAGTCCAACGACATCGAGGGGCAGTTCACGCCCCGCGGGGGTCCGGCCAAGGCGGAGCGGCGCCTGGCGCAGGAGCGCTTCCCGACGGACGACGCCCAGCGCTTCTCCGCGCAGAGACTGGCCACCGAGGGGGCCTTCGTGGCCTTCGTGGCCGTGGCCCGCGAGCCGGACCTCACGCTCCTCACCCGGGCCGCCTTCGGCGAGCTGCTGGCGCTGGACGCCGCCGTGCGAGGCTTCCGCGCCGACGGGCTGACCTACGAGCAGGTGTGCGCCCGCAGCGGCGGCACCTGCAGCAGCCCCAACCCGCTGCTGAGCACCATCGGCAACGACCCGGGGCTGATCGGAGGCCTGCTGGACTACCTCACCTTCCCGGTCTGGCAAGTGCGTCGTATGTTCCTGGGAGCCTTCCTGGGGGGCGTCACGGTGGACGCGGGACCGGCGGAAGACCAGAGCCGCCCCCTCCGGGCCGCCAAAGCTCTGCGCCTCCTCTATTACCTGCAGGAGGACGATCCCGCGCGGCGCGAAGCCAGCTTGAGGTGGCTGCGGGCCTTCCTGCAGCGCATCCCCGACGTGCTGGCCTCCTTGAAGCTCACCTCGGTGCGG GTGGCTTATTTTACTTCCATTTCCAGACAGGAAGAGTTTGAAAAAAATGGCAAGGAAGTGGTCCCTCTGTTTTCCATCGCATATTTTTTAACAATATTGTTTTCAATTAATTCATGCTCAag ACTAGACTGTGTACGAACAAAAGTGTGGGCTGCAGCGTTTGGTGTGTTGTCGTCAGGCTTGGCTGTTCTCAGCAGCTTTGGATTGTTGCTCTACTGTGGGGTCCCGTTTGTTATTACAGTCGCAAATGCACCGTTTCTTATACTTG gGGTTGGTGTTGATGACATGTTCATCATGGTGTCCTGCTGGCAAAAGACTAAGGTGAAGGACACAGTCCAGGATCGGATGGCCGACACCTATGCAAAGGCGGCCGTGTGTGTTACCATCACAACTCTTACTGACGTTTTAGCCATCTACATTGGCATTGCGACGGCCTTCCCATCGATTCAGTCGTTTTGCATCTACACAGGAACAGCTTTCATCTTCTGCTACATATACAACTTGACCTTCTTTGGGGCAATCCTTGCTCTAAACGGTAGAAGAGAAGAAAGCAACAGACATTGGCTCACATTCATGAAAGTGCCAAATGAAACTGACGAGTCTCGTGGTTCTGCTTACAACATGTGCTGTGTGGGAGGATCTTATGATGAGTCCACCGGGGCAGAGTTTGAGCATCCTATGAATGAATTCTTTAGAAAGTATTTTGGTCCTTTTCTTATGCATCCCTTGATTAAGGTGTCTGTGGTAGTCCTATATCTTGGCTACATAGGGAGTAGTATTTATGGGTGCACTCAGGTTGAGGAAGGTATAGATCTTCGGAATCTAGCGAATGATAATTCTTACATTGTTCAGTATTATAACTGGTACGAGGGGTATTTTAAAGCGTATGGTCAAAGGGTGATGGTCGTTGTTACTGAAAGCATACCATATTGGAATCCACGTGTTCGTGCAGATCTTGAGAACTGCATGAAGTCGATAGAAAATTCAACTTATGTTAATAAGTATTTATCAGAGTCATGGTTGAGAATGTATGTATCAATTGCTAACCAAATGTCTCTAAATATTGGTGATCGTAGTTCTTTCATTGGTAATTTACCTACCCTGTTCCAAATGAATCCAGAGGCTCGGTGGGATGTTAATTTTACTGACCTGGAAATATCAGCTTCCCGTTTTTTCATACAGACAGTCAACGTAATTACAGCAATTGATGAGCAAACTCTTTTAGGTCAACTGAGAGGCCTTGCAGCAGAATGCCACTTACCACTAATAGTTTATCATCCTGCTTTTATATACTTTGATCAGTACCTTGTGATAGCTCAGAATACCATTCAAAACGTTCTGATTGCTTCTGGAGCCATGCTAATAATTTCCTTGCTGCTCATTCCCAATCCTTTGTGCTCGCTGTGGGTAACTTTTGCCGTTGCCTCTATTATTGTCGGTGTGACTGGCTTCATGGCCTTTTGGAATGTCCAGCTTGACTCCATATCCATGATAAACCTCATTATCTGCAGAGGGTTTTCGGTGGACTTCTCTGCTCATATTTCTTACGCGTTTGTTTCCAGTAAGAAACCCAGCATGAATGAGAAGGCAGTGGATGCTCTACACCACCGTGGGTACCCCATTGTCCAGGGAGCCGTTTCCACCATTGTGGGAGTGTTGGTGCTCTCCATTGCACCCACTTACATTTTCAGAACGTTTTTTAAGATAATGTTCTTGGTTATTTTTTTTGGAGCTCTTCATGGtctcatttttattcctgtgtttCTAACCTTCTTTGGCTTTTATGAAAGACTTTAA